GCGATAGACGGCGAGCGCGGTAGGCGCAGGCCCGACAATTCCGATTCCCAAGCGCGGGTCGGCGCCGAAGGGGCCGAGCAGTGTCCGGGCGGAAACCGCGATGTCAGTGATGTCGTCGCCGCTGCCGGCTGGCGGGGTGACCTCGAGCGAACTGCGGATGTCCGCTTCCCCGAGGACGACAACGAGAGCGCGTGTATCCGCGTGCCACAGTCCTCTGTCGTGCCGGCGCGACAGGATGGCCGGACCGTCGGGCCAGGCGTCCAAGAGCGCATCGCGCTCGCGCGAATGGGCGCGGACGATGTGTGCGCGTGCCTCGAGCATCTCGCGGTCGAACCTGGCCCGCTCGCGCGCGGCCCCGCGTCGACCGCCCCACCATTGGTCTCCAACGCTCGCGAGCGCTGTCACGGGGCCGAGTGCGGCGAAGCCGAGAGCGAAGAGTGACCCCGTGATCAGCCAGAGCGCCACCGAGACGACCACGGGTGCCAGTACCGCGAGCACGGGAAAGCGCCACGGCGTGGCGGGGGCGACCGGTGTGGGCAGAACGAGTCGGTTGTCTAACACGGCCGCAGTCTGCCGCCTCGCGCGGCCCGACATCCGGTGACTGAGCGGAGCTGTGCAGAACTAGCCGTCCACAACGCAGGGAGGTGGCGGTCAGCTCACGATGAAGAACTGCTCACCGATCTCCACGCGCGTGCCTCGCGCGATGCGGTAACGCTTGCCGGGTTCGCAGCGGCGTGCTGGCCGCTCGGGCTCTCGAACGATCGTGCCGTTGCCGGAGTAGCGATCGCTCACCCAGAAGGCACCGCCCTCCCGCCCGAATTCGAGGTGTGTCTTGGATACGGACTTGCCGGGATCCGAGATCGCCACGATCGTGTCCATGTGTTCGCCGGGTTCGGGGGTCGGATTACGACCCAGCAGCCCGGTTCCCGTGACACTCACACTCTCGCCCGTACTGAACTGCAGGATGAATCGGTCGCCACCCGCGCCCGGCGCCACGATTCTGGTCTGCTCGAGGTCCTCATCAAGTCGCAGCACAGCATCGACGGGCGTTGCGGCCGCGTGCCGTCCGTCCGTCGACCGGGCGATCGGCTCGGGCACGCCCGGCTCAGGCACGACCGGCTCAGGCACGACCGGCTCAGGCGCGACCGGCTCGGGCGCACTGTCGGTCACGACGAGCGGGTCATCACTCCACGGGAACGGCTCGATGATCTCGGTGTCACGCGGAAGAGCACTGCCACCGACGCGAACGAGACCGCACTCGCCGCAGAAGATATCCGTCTCGGAGAGTGCTGCTCCGCATTGCGCGCATGTCAAGCCGTGCTCACCCGGTGCGTCTTCTCGAGATGCGGGTGGGGCGGTGGGCGCGTGGACGATGGGCTCCGGCTGGGATGGCGGAGGCGGCGGAGTGGCCTCGGGCGGGGCTACCGGAGCGGGAGGCGTG
This genomic window from Antiquaquibacter oligotrophicus contains:
- a CDS encoding zinc ribbon domain-containing protein, producing MRDAATPAPAAEEPALAPWSLQELVVEDLVVPEAQHPAVREDFLADLPPAVVDQNPTPPVATTPPAPVAPPEATPPPPPSQPEPIVHAPTAPPASREDAPGEHGLTCAQCGAALSETDIFCGECGLVRVGGSALPRDTEIIEPFPWSDDPLVVTDSAPEPVAPEPVVPEPVVPEPGVPEPIARSTDGRHAAATPVDAVLRLDEDLEQTRIVAPGAGGDRFILQFSTGESVSVTGTGLLGRNPTPEPGEHMDTIVAISDPGKSVSKTHLEFGREGGAFWVSDRYSGNGTIVREPERPARRCEPGKRYRIARGTRVEIGEQFFIVS